One Bartonella sp. TP genomic window carries:
- the queC gene encoding 7-cyano-7-deazaguanine synthase QueC: MTSLLICSGGLDSVSLAYNLAYNKKLKAIISFDYNQRHKKELLFAKQCASDLSVDFEIFDLSNITKALDNSALTSAIDVPDGHYAEKTMKITEVPNRNAIFLCIAFAAAVKKQVKEVALAVHGGDHFIYPDCRPDFLQAFNEMEKYSLEGRVSLNAPYATITKADIVKDGAKYNTPFEKTWSCYKGREIHCGRCGTCVERREAFFLAKIEDPTIYEDNDFWQKTILNFNKE; the protein is encoded by the coding sequence ATGACAAGTTTATTGATATGCTCTGGCGGTTTAGATTCAGTAAGTCTTGCTTATAATTTGGCATATAATAAAAAATTAAAGGCTATAATTTCTTTTGATTACAACCAAAGACATAAAAAAGAACTACTTTTTGCCAAGCAATGTGCTAGTGATTTGAGTGTAGATTTTGAAATTTTTGATTTATCAAATATCACTAAAGCCCTTGATAACTCAGCATTAACAAGTGCTATAGATGTACCAGATGGTCACTATGCCGAAAAAACTATGAAAATTACTGAGGTACCGAACAGAAATGCCATATTCTTATGCATAGCTTTTGCCGCTGCTGTAAAAAAACAGGTAAAAGAAGTTGCTTTAGCCGTACATGGTGGTGACCATTTTATTTATCCAGATTGCCGACCTGATTTTTTGCAAGCTTTTAATGAAATGGAAAAATATTCGCTTGAAGGCCGGGTTTCCTTAAATGCCCCCTACGCTACTATAACTAAAGCAGATATTGTAAAAGATGGTGCTAAATATAATACACCATTCGAAAAAACCTGGTCTTGCTATAAGGGTAGAGAGATTCATTGTGGCCGTTGCGGCACTTGCGTAGAACGACGTGAGGCTTTTTTTCTGGCTAAAATTGAAGACCCAACCATTTATGAAGATAATGATTTTTGGCAAAAAACTATACTTAATTTCAATAAGGAATAA